A region of Flavobacterium album DNA encodes the following proteins:
- a CDS encoding M3 family metallopeptidase, which produces MNLLTQKFTTKHDTAPFSGIKTEDFMPAFKEGIEIARKEIDAIVANPEEPTFENTIEAMSFGGEVLERTSSIFFNLHSAETNDEIQKIAMEVSPLLSEFGNDVRLNKELFERVKAVYDKRDLLNLTPEQTTLLEKKYKGFSRNGANLAEDKKTRLREIDKELSRLSLHFGENVLAETNAYQLYITDEKDLSGLPEGTIEAARELAMSLEKEGWVFTLDYPSYVPFMTYADNRELRKELAIAFGAKAFQGNEFDNREIVLKIAQLRHERANLLGYKSHADFVLEERMAESPEKVKSFLQDLLAKAKPAAEREFAELTAFAKETDGLDHLEKWDGAYYSEKLKQKLFNLDDEKLKPYFKLENVLNGAFTIAGKLYGLKFDEVKDIDTYHKDVTTYEVRDENGNLVAIFYADFFPRKGKRNGAWMTSFKSQYVKDGVNERPHVSIVCNFTKPTETKPSLLTFNEVTTLFHEFGHALHGMLADTVYPSLSGTSVYWDFVELPSQVMENWCYEPEALAFFAHHYQTGEMIPMEYINKIKESASFQEGMATMRQLSFGLLDMGWHSADPSGITDLKAFETEQFATTQLYPDVKENAMSTAFSHIFQGGYSSGYYSYKWAEVLDADAFELFLERGIFDKETAMSFKNNVLSKGGTEHPMLLYKRFRGHEPKPDALLKRAGLL; this is translated from the coding sequence ATGAACTTACTCACACAAAAATTTACCACAAAACACGATACCGCACCATTTAGTGGGATAAAGACCGAAGATTTCATGCCTGCTTTTAAAGAAGGAATTGAAATTGCGCGCAAGGAAATTGATGCTATTGTTGCTAACCCTGAGGAGCCGACTTTCGAGAACACCATTGAAGCCATGTCATTCGGCGGCGAGGTTCTGGAACGTACCTCATCGATATTCTTTAACCTACATTCGGCGGAAACCAATGATGAGATACAAAAGATCGCGATGGAAGTGTCGCCCCTGCTCTCGGAATTCGGCAATGACGTTCGCCTGAACAAAGAGTTGTTTGAGCGTGTAAAAGCTGTTTATGACAAAAGGGATTTGCTGAACCTTACACCGGAACAAACCACTTTGCTCGAAAAGAAATACAAAGGCTTTTCGCGCAATGGCGCCAACCTTGCGGAAGACAAGAAAACACGACTTCGTGAGATTGACAAGGAGCTTTCCCGGCTTAGCCTGCATTTTGGAGAAAATGTTTTAGCGGAAACCAATGCCTACCAACTGTATATTACCGACGAAAAAGACCTGTCCGGACTACCGGAAGGGACAATAGAAGCCGCCCGCGAGCTGGCTATGAGCCTTGAAAAAGAGGGCTGGGTATTCACGCTGGATTACCCGAGCTACGTACCCTTCATGACCTATGCCGATAACCGTGAACTGCGTAAGGAACTGGCAATTGCTTTTGGAGCAAAGGCTTTTCAGGGGAATGAGTTTGACAACCGTGAGATTGTTTTAAAGATAGCGCAACTGCGCCATGAGCGTGCCAACCTTTTGGGTTATAAATCGCATGCTGATTTTGTATTGGAAGAGCGCATGGCCGAAAGCCCGGAGAAAGTGAAGTCGTTCCTGCAGGACCTGTTAGCCAAAGCGAAGCCTGCAGCCGAAAGGGAATTTGCCGAACTGACCGCTTTCGCAAAAGAAACAGACGGGCTTGACCACCTTGAGAAGTGGGATGGCGCTTACTATTCTGAAAAACTAAAGCAAAAGCTCTTCAATCTTGATGATGAGAAGCTGAAACCGTATTTTAAGCTGGAAAATGTACTGAACGGCGCGTTTACCATTGCCGGAAAACTGTACGGATTGAAGTTTGACGAAGTAAAGGACATTGACACCTACCATAAGGACGTTACAACTTACGAAGTAAGAGATGAAAATGGAAACCTTGTCGCGATTTTCTACGCCGATTTCTTTCCAAGAAAAGGGAAACGCAACGGCGCGTGGATGACCTCGTTTAAGTCGCAGTACGTAAAGGACGGCGTGAACGAAAGGCCGCATGTTTCGATCGTGTGCAACTTTACCAAGCCTACAGAAACTAAGCCGTCGCTGCTCACATTTAATGAAGTGACAACGCTGTTCCATGAATTTGGGCACGCGCTGCACGGCATGCTGGCCGATACAGTCTACCCGAGCCTTTCTGGCACTAGTGTATATTGGGATTTTGTGGAGCTGCCAAGCCAGGTGATGGAAAACTGGTGCTATGAGCCGGAAGCATTGGCCTTTTTTGCACATCACTACCAGACCGGCGAGATGATCCCTATGGAATACATCAACAAAATAAAAGAGAGTGCAAGTTTCCAGGAAGGCATGGCTACAATGCGCCAGCTGAGCTTCGGCTTGCTGGACATGGGATGGCACAGCGCCGACCCAAGTGGCATAACCGACCTGAAAGCCTTTGAAACGGAGCAATTCGCCACAACGCAATTGTATCCCGATGTAAAGGAAAATGCCATGAGCACGGCGTTCTCGCATATCTTCCAGGGCGGGTATTCGTCCGGATACTACAGTTACAAGTGGGCGGAGGTACTGGATGCAGATGCTTTTGAGCTCTTCCTCGAAAGAGGTATTTTTGATAAAGAGACCGCGATGAGCTTTAAAAATAACGTACTTTCTAAAGGCGGCACAGAGCACCCAATGCTTTTATACAAGCGCTTCCGCGGGCACGAACCAAAGCCTGACGCATTGCTGAAAAGGGCGGGGCTTCTTTAG
- a CDS encoding GbsR/MarR family transcriptional regulator: MEFSEAKNKFVQTWGALGSQWGINKTMAQIHALLMVAPEPLSMEDVMEELQISRGNASMNLRALMDWGIVYKEYKQGERKEFFTAEKDLDELAVKIAQERSKREIKPALKVLKDVSTAVKENKSAEAKHFTEQTTKLYDFVLKADNMLEKATEMKDNWLGSLILKIMR; this comes from the coding sequence ATGGAATTCAGTGAAGCAAAAAATAAGTTCGTACAAACCTGGGGGGCATTGGGTTCCCAGTGGGGCATCAACAAGACGATGGCGCAGATACACGCCCTGCTGATGGTAGCTCCCGAACCGCTATCTATGGAAGATGTGATGGAAGAGCTCCAGATATCCCGCGGCAATGCCAGCATGAACCTTCGTGCGCTTATGGACTGGGGTATTGTATATAAGGAGTACAAGCAGGGTGAGCGCAAGGAGTTCTTTACCGCCGAAAAGGATCTTGACGAACTGGCAGTGAAGATAGCACAGGAGCGCAGCAAACGTGAAATAAAGCCTGCGCTGAAAGTACTTAAAGACGTTTCGACAGCGGTAAAAGAGAACAAATCGGCTGAAGCGAAGCATTTCACAGAGCAGACGACCAAGCTGTACGACTTTGTGCTGAAAGCTGACAATATGCTCGAAAAAGCGACCGAAATGAAGGACAACTGGCTGGGAAGCCTTATCCTAAAAATCATGAGGTAA
- a CDS encoding methyltransferase domain-containing protein codes for MGTLHLNTELLHSENNTKTAELYNEATEDYEFWSRDFNMHFGYYSPLSTNPFRRDSMLNEMNRQIYDRLNAKGLLCDMGCGMGGTMKYGLTKYKDLRIMGVTLSDFQAEEGNKRLEGLNGSILKEDYNQTSFANDTFDGVMAVESFCHSGHSIDSFSEAYRILKPGAKLVVADAFLKKDFEELCIGGSYCYKGLCNGWSLEKLGNIHKVKAMLEEIGFKNITIEDISFRVATSVLHVPFAIGGFMIRKIYNAEALKPQSIKNLKGSLFALLSGVQMNNFGYYMITCTK; via the coding sequence ATGGGAACACTGCACCTCAACACTGAACTTTTACACTCGGAGAACAACACCAAAACTGCCGAATTGTATAATGAAGCTACCGAAGACTACGAATTCTGGAGCCGTGACTTCAATATGCACTTTGGTTATTACAGTCCGTTAAGCACCAACCCATTCCGGCGCGACAGCATGCTTAACGAAATGAACCGCCAGATATACGACCGACTTAACGCCAAAGGCCTGCTGTGCGATATGGGCTGTGGCATGGGCGGCACGATGAAATACGGACTTACAAAATACAAAGACCTTAGGATAATGGGCGTAACACTATCGGATTTCCAGGCAGAAGAAGGAAACAAAAGGCTCGAAGGGCTTAATGGATCTATCCTGAAAGAAGATTACAACCAGACTTCATTTGCTAATGATACCTTTGATGGCGTAATGGCTGTCGAAAGCTTTTGCCATAGCGGGCACAGCATTGATTCTTTTAGTGAAGCGTACCGGATACTGAAGCCCGGCGCAAAGCTTGTTGTCGCCGATGCCTTCCTTAAAAAAGACTTTGAAGAATTATGCATTGGAGGCAGCTACTGCTATAAAGGCCTTTGCAATGGCTGGAGCCTGGAAAAGCTGGGCAACATCCACAAAGTAAAAGCAATGCTGGAGGAGATCGGGTTTAAGAATATTACCATTGAAGATATTTCTTTCCGTGTAGCGACATCGGTACTGCATGTGCCCTTTGCGATAGGCGGCTTTATGATTCGTAAAATTTATAATGCCGAAGCATTGAAGCCGCAAAGCATTAAAAATTTAAAGGGCTCATTGTTTGCCTTATTGTCAGGGGTACAGATGAATAATTTTGGGTATTATATGATTACGTGTACAAAGTAG
- the gcvP gene encoding aminomethyl-transferring glycine dehydrogenase, whose product MRTDAFALRHIGPRENDLQHMFKTIGVESIDQLIYETLPDDIRLKAPLNLEPAMTEYEYANHIQQLGNKNKIYRSYIGLGYHPAIVPAPIQRNIFENPGWYTAYTPYQAEIAQGRLEALLNYQTTVIELSGMEIANASLLDEGTAAAEAMALLFDVRTRDQKKNNVNKFFVSEEILPQTLSVLQTRSTPIGVELVIGNHEEFGFGDDFFGAILQYPGKYGQVYDYAGFIAKAKEKEIKTAVAADILSLVKLTSPGEMGADVVVGTTQRFGIPMGYGGPHAAFFCTKEEYKRSMPGRIIGVTVDANGNRALRMALQTREQHIKREKATSNICTAQVLLAVMAGMYAVYHGPKGLGYIADKVHASAVTTADALNKLGVYQTNTAFFDTILVKADAAKVKVAAEKKEINFYYVDADTISISFNETTSVKDINDILAVFAEATGKTAETVSELSGSVAIPDVVSRTSEFLKHDVFNKYHSETAIMRYIKKLERLDLALNHSMISLGSCTMKLNAASEMLPLSMANWNSIHPFAPVDQAEGYQQMLKKLEEQLNVITGFAGTTLQPNSGAQGEYAGLMVIRAYHQSRGEGHRNIALIPASAHGTNPATAHMAGMQVVVTKTSENGNIDVEDLRAKAIEHKDNLACLMVTYPSTHGVYEASIREITNIIHENGGQVYMDGANMNAQVGLTNPATIGADVCHLNLHKTFAIPHGGGGPGVGPICVAKHLVPFLPTNPVIPTGGSNAITAISAAPWGSALVCLISYGYITMLGAEGLTNATKYAILNANYIKERLSGHYETLYTGEMGRAAHEMIIECRPFKANGIEVTDIAKRLMDYGFHAPTVSFPVAGTLMIEPTESENLEELDRFCDAMISIRKEIEESNADDKNNVLKNAPHTLAMLTTDNWTLPYTREKAAFPLEYLQENKFWPGVRRVDDAYGDRNLICSCAPIEAYMEN is encoded by the coding sequence ATGAGAACAGATGCTTTTGCTTTAAGGCACATTGGCCCAAGGGAGAATGACCTCCAACATATGTTTAAGACAATTGGTGTCGAATCCATCGACCAGTTAATATACGAAACACTGCCGGATGACATCCGCTTAAAGGCGCCGCTGAACCTTGAGCCGGCCATGACCGAATATGAGTATGCAAACCATATCCAGCAATTAGGCAATAAAAATAAAATATACAGGTCGTACATCGGTTTGGGCTACCACCCTGCCATCGTGCCTGCCCCGATACAACGTAACATTTTCGAAAACCCGGGATGGTATACTGCCTACACGCCTTACCAGGCCGAGATAGCGCAGGGCCGCCTTGAGGCTTTGCTCAACTACCAGACTACGGTTATCGAATTATCGGGTATGGAAATAGCCAATGCATCGCTTCTTGACGAAGGTACTGCCGCCGCTGAGGCTATGGCGCTTTTGTTTGATGTGCGTACACGCGACCAAAAGAAAAACAACGTAAATAAATTCTTTGTTTCTGAAGAGATATTGCCGCAGACTTTATCTGTACTGCAGACACGTTCGACACCGATTGGCGTAGAGCTTGTTATAGGCAACCATGAGGAGTTTGGCTTTGGCGATGATTTCTTCGGGGCGATACTGCAATACCCGGGCAAATACGGCCAGGTATATGACTATGCCGGCTTTATCGCGAAAGCAAAAGAAAAAGAAATAAAAACAGCTGTTGCTGCCGACATCCTTAGCCTTGTGAAACTGACTTCACCGGGTGAAATGGGCGCAGATGTTGTTGTGGGTACAACGCAGCGTTTTGGTATCCCTATGGGTTATGGCGGGCCGCATGCAGCATTTTTCTGTACGAAAGAAGAATACAAGCGCTCAATGCCGGGCAGGATTATCGGGGTGACTGTTGATGCTAATGGCAACCGCGCACTGCGTATGGCATTGCAAACGCGTGAGCAGCACATCAAGCGCGAAAAAGCAACTTCAAACATCTGTACAGCGCAGGTACTGCTTGCCGTTATGGCCGGTATGTATGCGGTATACCACGGGCCGAAAGGGCTTGGCTACATTGCTGATAAAGTACATGCATCTGCCGTTACAACTGCCGATGCGCTGAACAAGCTTGGCGTTTACCAAACCAACACCGCTTTCTTTGACACTATCCTTGTAAAAGCCGATGCTGCCAAAGTGAAAGTTGCTGCCGAAAAGAAAGAGATCAACTTCTACTATGTAGATGCTGATACCATCTCTATTTCATTCAACGAAACGACATCTGTAAAAGACATCAATGATATCCTTGCCGTATTTGCGGAAGCGACAGGGAAAACTGCCGAGACTGTAAGCGAACTTTCAGGAAGCGTTGCTATCCCGGATGTGGTAAGCAGGACAAGCGAATTCTTGAAGCATGATGTATTCAACAAATACCACAGCGAAACGGCTATCATGCGCTACATCAAAAAACTGGAGCGCCTTGACCTTGCACTGAACCATTCGATGATATCATTGGGTTCATGTACCATGAAGCTGAATGCCGCATCGGAAATGCTGCCTTTGAGCATGGCCAACTGGAACAGCATCCACCCATTTGCCCCTGTTGATCAGGCAGAAGGCTACCAGCAAATGCTTAAAAAACTGGAAGAGCAACTAAACGTGATCACCGGATTTGCAGGCACTACGCTACAGCCTAACTCAGGTGCACAAGGCGAATATGCCGGCCTTATGGTGATACGCGCTTACCACCAGTCCCGCGGCGAAGGCCACAGGAACATAGCGCTTATCCCGGCTTCGGCACACGGTACCAACCCGGCAACCGCACACATGGCAGGTATGCAGGTAGTTGTGACCAAAACATCAGAGAATGGCAATATCGACGTGGAAGACCTGAGGGCAAAAGCCATTGAGCACAAGGATAACCTTGCCTGCCTTATGGTAACCTATCCGTCAACACATGGTGTATATGAAGCTTCGATAAGGGAGATCACAAACATTATTCACGAAAACGGAGGACAGGTATATATGGACGGTGCAAACATGAACGCACAGGTTGGCCTTACCAATCCGGCTACCATTGGCGCTGACGTTTGCCACCTTAACCTGCACAAGACTTTCGCTATCCCTCACGGCGGCGGAGGCCCTGGCGTTGGCCCTATCTGTGTGGCGAAACATTTGGTTCCGTTCCTGCCTACCAACCCTGTGATACCTACAGGCGGCAGCAATGCCATTACTGCTATTTCTGCAGCTCCATGGGGATCGGCGCTGGTATGCCTTATTTCTTACGGCTATATTACGATGCTTGGCGCGGAAGGACTTACAAATGCTACAAAATATGCAATCCTGAATGCAAACTATATTAAGGAAAGGCTGAGCGGCCACTACGAGACGCTGTACACCGGCGAGATGGGAAGGGCTGCCCACGAAATGATCATCGAATGCCGTCCGTTCAAGGCGAATGGCATCGAGGTTACGGATATTGCCAAACGTTTGATGGATTACGGCTTCCACGCTCCTACAGTTTCTTTCCCTGTGGCCGGAACGCTGATGATCGAGCCTACAGAAAGCGAGAACCTTGAGGAGCTTGACCGTTTTTGTGATGCGATGATCTCTATCCGTAAAGAGATCGAAGAGTCGAACGCTGATGATAAAAACAATGTACTTAAAAACGCACCGCACACACTTGCGATGCTGACAACTGATAACTGGACACTTCCTTATACAAGGGAGAAAGCAGCATTCCCGCTTGAGTACCTGCAGGAGAATAAATTCTGGCCGGGCGTAAGGAGGGTTGATGATGCCTACGGTGACCGAAATTTGATCTGTTCCTGTGCGCCTATTGAGGCGTATATGGAAAACTAA
- a CDS encoding group III truncated hemoglobin — protein sequence MKDIENRQDLELLLAEFYNTLLKDPSISYIFTDVAKIDLPHHLPILADFWELSLFHTGDYRNNPMKVHLDLNAKEKLTEQHFETWLNHFYDTVDRHFEGLNAEKIKTRAVSIATVMKIKLAAT from the coding sequence ATGAAAGACATCGAAAACCGGCAGGACCTTGAATTGCTCCTGGCTGAATTTTATAACACCCTGCTGAAGGACCCGTCTATAAGCTATATTTTTACGGATGTGGCGAAGATCGACCTGCCGCACCACCTACCGATACTGGCTGATTTCTGGGAACTGAGCCTTTTTCATACCGGGGACTACAGGAACAACCCAATGAAAGTACACCTTGACCTTAATGCTAAGGAAAAGCTTACTGAACAGCACTTTGAAACCTGGCTCAACCATTTTTATGATACGGTGGACAGGCATTTTGAAGGACTGAATGCAGAAAAAATAAAAACACGCGCTGTATCTATAGCGACAGTGATGAAAATAAAATTAGCCGCAACTTAA
- a CDS encoding 3-oxoacyl-ACP synthase III family protein, with the protein MNIKITGSGSYIPTRTVTNLDFAKHVFLNDDGTPLNYSNEVVTEKFRQITGIAERRYVEDNLQTSDIAFLAAEKAIESAGIDPETLDYIIFAHNFGNVRSGTIQGDMLPSLSARVKHSLKIKNPKCVAYDLLFGCPGWVEGVIQAQAFIKAGMAKKCLVIGAETLSRVVDPHDRDSMIYSDGAGATIIEATEDEGGILAHETASFTHDEAYFLYFGNSFNTDHDPDVRYIKMYGRKIYEFALNHVPLAMKECLDKSGLAIEDVTKVLIHQANEKMDEAIVQRFFKLYNHSAAKDIMPMCIGKLGNSSVATIPTLYDLMIKGKLKEQQLHKGDVVLFASVGAGMNINAFVYKV; encoded by the coding sequence ATGAATATTAAAATTACAGGTTCAGGGAGTTATATCCCCACAAGAACCGTTACGAACCTTGACTTCGCAAAGCATGTTTTCCTTAACGATGACGGCACCCCACTTAACTATTCGAATGAGGTGGTAACCGAGAAATTCAGGCAGATCACCGGGATCGCAGAACGCCGCTATGTTGAGGATAACCTGCAGACATCTGACATAGCCTTTCTGGCTGCTGAAAAAGCGATAGAAAGCGCCGGTATCGACCCGGAAACACTCGACTATATCATTTTTGCCCATAACTTTGGCAATGTCAGGAGCGGGACGATACAGGGCGACATGCTGCCGAGCCTTTCAGCACGCGTAAAGCACAGCCTTAAAATAAAGAATCCGAAATGCGTGGCTTACGACCTTCTTTTCGGGTGTCCCGGATGGGTGGAAGGCGTTATCCAGGCCCAGGCGTTCATTAAGGCCGGTATGGCTAAAAAATGCCTTGTCATTGGTGCCGAAACACTGTCAAGGGTTGTCGACCCGCACGACAGGGACAGTATGATCTATTCCGATGGTGCAGGGGCAACCATTATAGAGGCAACAGAGGACGAAGGCGGTATCCTTGCGCACGAAACAGCATCTTTTACCCATGATGAAGCCTATTTCCTGTATTTCGGAAACTCTTTCAATACCGATCACGATCCGGATGTACGCTACATTAAGATGTACGGCCGGAAAATATATGAATTTGCCCTTAACCACGTGCCTCTGGCCATGAAGGAATGCCTGGATAAAAGCGGGCTTGCCATTGAAGACGTAACCAAAGTGCTTATTCACCAGGCGAACGAAAAAATGGACGAGGCGATAGTGCAGCGTTTCTTTAAGCTCTACAACCACAGCGCCGCAAAAGACATCATGCCCATGTGCATTGGCAAGCTGGGGAACAGCAGTGTGGCCACCATACCCACGCTTTATGACCTGATGATAAAAGGAAAACTGAAAGAACAACAGCTCCATAAAGGCGATGTGGTATTATTTGCTTCTGTAGGGGCAGGTATGAACATCAATGCTTTTGTTTATAAAGTGTAA
- a CDS encoding lipopolysaccharide biosynthesis protein — MEKQKVAPIKQVVWFAIINYMGTAIGVVSSLLIYPRNFEFQGIVRYIDSISQLLFPVMVLGASQSLIKFYPALNEHRQKQLFLYSIFSVAAVSSIVFAGVLFYEELGEPEFKGLVYFAFPIAVALAFVELFKKQLQDLQKIAWPAMFEKLIPKVVLPAAFLLLIYNVVTRDAALWIYMCGFILILLFTAIYLFKYYKPGFNYRFKTLFGEISRKEYFRYSLYSLAGSLGSLLAFRIDGLIIPKMISMEANGVFSIGAILATTLQIPAVGMFALYAPIISNYLKNHNIAELNVKYKEIARLLFFIGAVLYGCIFIGLEDLFRLMPDYDKLKATIPIIQILGFSVLVNMATGFNGEIITYSKYYRFNLLAVLLLIGVNVSLNIWFIGAGYGITGVAWASFISMTLFNISKLLFIYKKFGLLPFDKKFFQMGLIFAAAGALIYFLPNSASHLINLLYKIGLYMAVTAFTVYKLRLVYQVNVSVDKVLAKIKR, encoded by the coding sequence ATGGAAAAGCAAAAAGTAGCCCCCATAAAGCAGGTGGTGTGGTTTGCCATCATCAACTACATGGGTACTGCCATAGGCGTGGTCTCTTCACTGCTTATCTATCCGCGTAATTTCGAGTTCCAGGGCATTGTGAGGTACATCGACAGCATTTCGCAATTGCTGTTCCCTGTAATGGTTTTGGGAGCTAGCCAGTCACTCATTAAATTTTATCCTGCCCTGAATGAACACCGCCAAAAACAGCTTTTCCTCTATAGTATTTTTTCGGTTGCAGCGGTCAGCAGTATAGTCTTCGCAGGAGTATTGTTTTATGAGGAACTGGGCGAACCCGAATTCAAAGGGTTGGTCTATTTTGCTTTCCCCATAGCTGTTGCCTTGGCATTTGTAGAGTTGTTTAAAAAGCAGTTGCAGGACCTGCAAAAGATTGCCTGGCCTGCCATGTTCGAAAAACTGATACCCAAAGTGGTGCTGCCTGCCGCCTTTTTATTGCTGATTTATAATGTAGTAACGCGCGATGCTGCTTTATGGATATACATGTGCGGTTTTATTCTCATACTACTTTTTACCGCAATCTATTTATTTAAATATTACAAACCGGGGTTCAATTACCGCTTTAAGACACTGTTTGGCGAAATATCCCGCAAAGAATATTTTCGCTACAGCCTGTATTCACTCGCAGGGAGCCTCGGCTCATTACTCGCCTTCCGGATAGACGGACTCATAATCCCTAAGATGATTTCTATGGAAGCCAACGGTGTGTTCAGCATTGGGGCTATCCTGGCCACTACGTTGCAGATACCCGCCGTTGGGATGTTCGCCCTCTATGCGCCCATCATTTCCAATTATCTCAAAAACCACAATATTGCCGAGTTGAATGTAAAATACAAAGAAATAGCCCGCCTGCTTTTCTTTATTGGCGCTGTGCTCTATGGCTGTATTTTCATAGGGTTGGAAGACCTGTTCCGCCTTATGCCCGACTATGATAAGCTGAAAGCGACAATCCCTATCATCCAAATATTGGGCTTTAGCGTGTTGGTCAATATGGCTACAGGCTTTAACGGCGAAATTATCACCTATTCCAAATACTACCGTTTTAACCTTTTAGCGGTGCTACTTCTTATTGGTGTCAATGTATCGCTTAACATCTGGTTTATCGGGGCAGGCTACGGGATCACCGGTGTGGCCTGGGCATCGTTTATCAGCATGACCCTTTTCAATATCAGCAAACTCCTTTTCATTTACAAAAAGTTCGGACTGCTCCCTTTCGACAAAAAGTTCTTCCAGATGGGCCTTATCTTCGCTGCTGCCGGGGCGCTTATATATTTTCTTCCTAACAGCGCTTCGCACCTTATTAACCTTCTTTACAAAATAGGGCTTTACATGGCAGTTACGGCATTTACCGTATACAAGCTGAGGCTGGTTTACCAGGTAAATGTTTCTGTAGATAAAGTTTTAGCGAAAATAAAAAGATAA
- a CDS encoding glycosyltransferase, translating into MDKKVFVIIVTYNGARWIDKNIASLLASSYHVSIIAIDNNSTDDSVALLEKYSQVQLVKSPDNLGFGKANNIGMKMALEQGADYFFLLNQDAWVFGGTVGSLVGKMEKDAAFGIMSPMHYSGDGIQFDKSFETYYSRKTKEQDGVAVVPFVNAAAWLVSKKCVEKVGFFEPLFGHYGEDRNYCDRVHYHKFLIGIDIHSKIVHDRVITRNLNKDLTQSKYKILATLIDPNRSLFSAYKQGLKEALGLPKYFSKFYNRAEVKHMLRELLKYYKSFIVKPGQIIAARKRAL; encoded by the coding sequence TTGGATAAAAAGGTTTTTGTAATTATTGTCACCTACAACGGCGCGCGCTGGATCGATAAGAATATCGCGTCGCTGCTGGCATCATCATATCACGTGAGCATTATAGCTATCGACAATAATTCAACTGATGACTCTGTTGCGCTTTTGGAAAAGTATTCTCAGGTTCAGCTTGTCAAGTCACCTGACAACCTTGGTTTCGGCAAAGCCAATAACATAGGGATGAAAATGGCGCTGGAGCAGGGGGCAGACTATTTTTTCCTGCTCAACCAGGATGCATGGGTGTTTGGAGGAACTGTAGGCAGCCTTGTCGGGAAAATGGAAAAGGATGCTGCTTTTGGGATAATGAGCCCGATGCATTATTCCGGGGACGGAATACAGTTTGACAAAAGCTTCGAAACCTATTACAGCCGGAAAACTAAAGAGCAGGATGGCGTTGCGGTTGTTCCGTTCGTTAATGCAGCAGCTTGGCTTGTCAGCAAAAAATGTGTAGAAAAAGTGGGTTTCTTCGAGCCACTTTTCGGGCATTATGGCGAAGACAGGAACTATTGCGACCGCGTGCATTACCACAAGTTCCTTATAGGTATCGATATACATTCTAAAATCGTCCACGACCGCGTTATCACCCGAAATCTCAACAAAGACCTTACCCAAAGCAAATACAAGATATTAGCAACGCTTATCGATCCCAACCGAAGCCTTTTCAGCGCATACAAGCAAGGCCTGAAAGAAGCGCTTGGCCTGCCGAAATATTTCAGTAAATTTTACAATAGGGCAGAGGTGAAACATATGCTACGGGAATTGCTCAAATACTACAAAAGCTTTATTGTAAAACCGGGGCAGATCATTGCTGCCAGAAAACGCGCCCTGTAA